In one bacterium genomic region, the following are encoded:
- a CDS encoding YkgJ family cysteine cluster protein, protein MLEKYQLKLAKLTEEINSYFDEQKDFIKCSAGCGICCTKGYYPLFELEYKYLKKGLELHFSQEKIKNLQDKAHEIYKNRQNFLKNDSNVHNFFYVCPFLENDKCSIYSYRPIICRTYGLISRDFENTKTKIHLPHCVSTGLNYADVWNSEAKSFSKAKIEAFGIKTEPKFYDISFGRILESFQELPMGDSRMLYEWIFMDIPDYQKLFS, encoded by the coding sequence GTGCTTGAAAAATATCAGTTAAAGCTTGCAAAACTTACAGAGGAAATAAATTCTTATTTTGACGAGCAGAAAGATTTTATTAAATGCAGCGCAGGGTGCGGGATTTGCTGTACAAAGGGGTATTATCCACTTTTTGAGCTTGAATATAAGTATCTTAAAAAAGGCCTTGAGCTTCATTTTTCGCAGGAAAAAATAAAGAACCTGCAAGATAAAGCCCATGAAATATACAAAAACAGGCAAAATTTCTTAAAAAATGACTCGAATGTTCATAATTTTTTTTATGTCTGTCCGTTTCTTGAAAATGACAAATGCTCTATTTATAGCTATCGTCCTATTATTTGCAGGACATATGGCTTGATTTCAAGGGATTTTGAAAATACGAAAACTAAAATCCATCTTCCTCACTGCGTCAGCACGGGTTTGAATTATGCAGATGTTTGGAATAGCGAGGCAAAAAGTTTTTCGAAAGCCAAAATTGAAGCTTTCGGAATAAAAACAGAGCCTAAGTTTTACGATATCAGTTTCGGGCGGATTCTTGAGTCGTTTCAGGAGTTGCCCATGGGGGATTCCAGAATGCTTTATGAGTGGATATTTATGGATATTCCCGATTATCAAAAATTGTTTTCCTGA